The proteins below come from a single Tsuneonella deserti genomic window:
- a CDS encoding M23 family metallopeptidase, which yields MLVASLFQRRIVAAAAALGAFFTIGASPAFANASAAAADIAAPVREAKAAGVSGTDEQFKQLFSTWRSLDQGGPTSISTPTAPTKGVSIPSRAPLAVGSTSSGYGMRTHPVLGGMRAHKGIDLAAPVGTPVYATADGKVERADWFSSYGLYVAIEHGSDLETRYAHMSRLAVAAGQHVNKGDIIGYVGTTGRSTGPHLHYEVRVSGEAVNPIPYMAETGRAGGTALAAR from the coding sequence ATTTTGGTCGCAAGCCTTTTCCAGCGTCGGATCGTCGCCGCAGCCGCAGCGCTTGGCGCATTTTTCACGATCGGCGCTTCGCCGGCCTTTGCGAACGCCAGCGCTGCCGCGGCCGATATCGCCGCTCCAGTGCGCGAGGCCAAGGCCGCAGGCGTTTCGGGCACCGACGAGCAGTTCAAGCAGCTTTTCTCGACCTGGCGCTCGCTCGATCAGGGTGGCCCGACTTCGATCTCCACTCCGACCGCGCCCACCAAGGGCGTGTCGATTCCCTCGCGCGCTCCGCTGGCCGTCGGCTCGACCAGCAGCGGCTATGGCATGCGCACTCACCCCGTTCTGGGCGGCATGCGTGCTCACAAGGGTATCGATCTGGCCGCGCCTGTCGGAACCCCCGTTTACGCCACCGCTGACGGCAAGGTGGAGCGGGCCGACTGGTTTTCGAGCTACGGCCTCTATGTCGCGATCGAACACGGCAGCGACCTTGAAACCCGCTACGCTCACATGAGCCGCCTGGCGGTTGCCGCCGGCCAGCACGTCAACAAGGGCGACATTATCGGTTACGTCGGCACCACTGGCCGTTCGACCGGTCCGCACCTGCACTATGAGGTCCGGGTATCGGGCGAGGCGGTCAATCCGATTCCCTACATGGCGGAAACCGGCCGTGCTGGCGGCACGGCGCTCGCCGCTCGCTGA
- a CDS encoding agmatine deiminase family protein, whose protein sequence is MTATLPPEWAPQDWLWIGFPHDAEEWPEVLGRAQEQIAAFANAVAESGQQVRLLVRDPANEARARSLVSGAVTLERRCFGDVWLRDTGPLVRSDGTALRCRFNGWGGKYLMEGDQAIGAELARDAGLPVTESDWILEGGAIDTDGTGLVVTTEQCLLNPNRNPELSRGEIEARLRRDLGFDRVLWLGDGLLNDHTDGHVDNLGRFVGPNRIALPCATGPDDPNARIYADARSRAEAFGVEVAEIPSPGLVTRADFIEPASYANFAVTTNLVVVPTFDSVHDEDGVAAIAALFPDRATVGLPADAVLAGGGGFHCASQQMPRLSSGL, encoded by the coding sequence ATGACCGCGACATTGCCGCCCGAATGGGCACCGCAGGACTGGCTGTGGATCGGCTTCCCGCACGACGCCGAGGAATGGCCGGAGGTACTTGGCCGCGCGCAGGAGCAGATCGCTGCTTTCGCCAATGCCGTTGCCGAAAGCGGCCAGCAGGTGAGGCTGCTGGTCCGCGACCCAGCCAACGAGGCCCGTGCGCGCAGTCTGGTGTCCGGCGCGGTGACGCTGGAACGGCGCTGCTTCGGGGACGTGTGGCTGCGTGATACCGGCCCCTTGGTGCGCTCGGACGGCACGGCTCTGCGCTGCCGGTTCAATGGCTGGGGCGGCAAATACCTGATGGAAGGCGACCAGGCCATCGGCGCCGAACTGGCGCGCGATGCAGGACTGCCGGTGACCGAATCGGACTGGATTCTCGAAGGCGGCGCGATCGACACCGATGGGACCGGGCTCGTCGTCACTACCGAGCAGTGCCTTCTCAACCCCAACCGCAATCCCGAACTTTCGCGCGGCGAGATCGAAGCGCGGCTTCGGCGTGACCTCGGCTTCGACCGGGTGCTGTGGCTGGGGGACGGGCTGCTCAACGACCACACCGATGGGCACGTCGATAACCTGGGCAGATTCGTCGGGCCGAACCGGATAGCCCTGCCGTGCGCCACCGGGCCGGACGATCCGAATGCTCGGATCTATGCCGATGCCAGAAGCCGCGCGGAGGCGTTTGGCGTTGAGGTGGCCGAGATTCCCTCGCCGGGCCTTGTGACCCGCGCCGATTTCATCGAGCCGGCCAGTTACGCCAACTTCGCGGTCACAACGAACCTGGTGGTCGTGCCGACTTTCGACTCGGTGCACGACGAGGACGGGGTTGCCGCGATTGCCGCGCTGTTCCCCGATCGCGCGACCGTTGGCCTGCCGGCAGACGCCGTTCTCGCAGGCGGAGGCGGTTTCCACTGTGCCAGTCAGCAGATGCCGCGACTCAGCAGCGGACTTTAA
- a CDS encoding M28 family peptidase, protein MRRTQADRLVWRKRRDVPNPSGLCGAGQRGRTRGAPAKAGKVAALLYRPLAAIVFFSLALAGCTTTAPPAPASIPDARAAVAPSIPLMQEVTKRLSADDFEGRAPSTAIEPKVLDYIVAEFKKAGLQPGNHGEWLQEVPTVEITGSNYTPLTVSGGAKPLSFAFGDQYVATSYRVTPVTKIQESPLVFVGYGINAPELGWNDYAGVDMKGKTAVILVNDPDYAMETQDGLFKGRRMTYYGRWTYKFEEAARQGAAAAIIVHDTFPAAYGWNVVNSSWTGAQYYVQTPNDGMDQTMANGWVQKPVAEAILGAAGKNLAALTAAAQQKGFKAVPLGLNVSFGFDNAVRKATSHNVIGILPGTTRKDEYVLYSAHWDHLGRCTPDSTGDDICNGAVDNATGVGAITALADANHRAGPTPRSQVFIALTLEESGLLGSEFYAQNPVYPLSQTVGGVNVDALQPGGKTRDYSMTGGDKSEFNDLFRQVLAEQGYVEAAEESPEKGSYYRSDHFSMAKRGVPMFDLGRGSDLVNGGVEAGRAAADDYTVNRYHQPSDEWSDTWDWTGMTADLALYYRLGRLLATGTTWPNWRATDEFRAIRDKDCAASPAGC, encoded by the coding sequence ATGCGGCGGACTCAAGCCGATAGGCTCGTCTGGCGCAAGCGGCGCGATGTGCCGAACCCGAGCGGGTTGTGCGGCGCGGGTCAGCGTGGCAGGACCCGCGGAGCTCCCGCAAAAGCCGGAAAGGTCGCCGCCTTGCTCTATCGCCCGCTCGCCGCCATCGTCTTCTTTTCGCTGGCCCTGGCCGGATGCACGACCACCGCGCCCCCTGCGCCCGCCTCCATACCCGATGCGCGCGCGGCCGTCGCGCCATCCATCCCGCTGATGCAGGAAGTGACCAAGCGGCTGTCGGCGGACGATTTCGAAGGCCGGGCGCCGAGCACCGCCATCGAGCCCAAAGTGCTCGATTATATCGTGGCCGAATTCAAGAAGGCCGGCCTCCAGCCGGGTAACCACGGCGAGTGGCTGCAGGAAGTCCCCACCGTCGAGATCACCGGCAGCAACTACACCCCGCTGACCGTTTCCGGGGGCGCGAAGCCCCTGAGCTTCGCTTTTGGTGACCAGTACGTCGCAACCAGCTACCGCGTGACTCCGGTGACGAAGATCCAGGAAAGCCCACTTGTCTTCGTGGGCTACGGCATCAATGCGCCCGAGCTCGGCTGGAACGATTATGCCGGCGTCGACATGAAGGGGAAGACCGCGGTCATCCTGGTCAACGATCCGGATTACGCGATGGAAACGCAGGACGGCCTCTTCAAGGGGCGCCGGATGACCTATTACGGGCGCTGGACCTACAAGTTCGAGGAAGCCGCCCGCCAGGGTGCCGCGGCCGCGATCATCGTCCATGACACCTTCCCCGCCGCATACGGCTGGAATGTCGTCAACTCGAGCTGGACCGGCGCGCAGTACTACGTCCAGACGCCCAACGACGGGATGGACCAGACGATGGCAAACGGCTGGGTGCAGAAGCCCGTGGCCGAGGCGATCCTGGGTGCTGCGGGCAAGAACCTCGCCGCCCTCACCGCCGCCGCCCAACAGAAGGGCTTCAAGGCCGTGCCGCTCGGCCTCAATGTCAGCTTCGGGTTCGACAACGCAGTACGCAAGGCGACCTCGCACAATGTGATCGGCATCCTCCCCGGCACGACGCGCAAGGACGAATACGTGCTCTACTCGGCGCACTGGGACCATCTTGGCCGCTGCACGCCCGACAGCACGGGCGACGATATCTGCAACGGCGCGGTCGACAATGCGACCGGCGTAGGAGCGATTACCGCGCTCGCAGATGCCAATCATCGCGCCGGTCCGACCCCGCGCAGCCAGGTATTCATCGCGCTCACGCTCGAGGAATCGGGGCTGCTCGGCTCCGAATTCTACGCTCAGAATCCGGTCTATCCGCTGTCGCAGACGGTAGGCGGGGTGAACGTCGACGCGCTTCAGCCCGGCGGCAAGACGCGCGATTACTCGATGACCGGAGGCGACAAGTCGGAGTTCAACGACCTGTTCCGGCAGGTACTGGCCGAGCAGGGCTATGTGGAAGCGGCCGAAGAATCCCCGGAGAAGGGAAGCTATTACCGCTCCGACCACTTCAGCATGGCCAAGCGCGGCGTGCCGATGTTCGACCTCGGCCGCGGCAGCGACTTGGTGAACGGCGGGGTCGAAGCAGGCAGGGCGGCCGCCGACGACTACACCGTCAACCGTTACCATCAGCCGAGCGACGAGTGGTCGGATACCTGGGACTGGACGGGCATGACGGCCGACCTGGCGCTCTACTACCGGCTGGGCCGCCTGCTCGCGACGGGCACGACTTGGCCGAACTGGCGTGCCACCGATGAATTCCGCGCGATACGCGACAAGGACTGCGCCGCCAGCCCGGCGGGCTGCTGA
- a CDS encoding sulfite exporter TauE/SafE family protein gives MILGLTAAAIATGIAAALVAGFVRGLAGFGMAILLVPILGLAIPPVEAVVSANWLGFAISLVSLRKQVSESERSAWVIAAAALVAIPLGVLGLSAISPPVARLLIALIALGAFVAVLLPPRPHAKPARGETVATGLAAGVLTGFAGMPGPPVVPYYVRRPIPPAIARASMMSVFMVTQAAGALTAIVLGVATWREAAIALGLYPAVFIGNWAGARAFGRIDPTAWRWIAGGMLGLAAGGAVLKLATA, from the coding sequence ATGATCCTTGGCCTGACCGCGGCAGCGATAGCCACCGGTATCGCCGCCGCGCTCGTTGCAGGTTTCGTGCGCGGGCTGGCGGGCTTCGGCATGGCCATTTTACTGGTCCCGATACTCGGACTGGCAATCCCGCCGGTGGAGGCCGTCGTCTCGGCCAACTGGCTCGGGTTCGCCATCAGTCTCGTGAGCCTGCGGAAACAGGTATCCGAAAGCGAGCGCTCGGCCTGGGTCATCGCCGCAGCGGCGCTTGTGGCAATACCGCTCGGCGTGCTGGGCCTGTCGGCCATATCCCCCCCGGTCGCGCGGCTGCTGATAGCCTTGATCGCGCTTGGCGCGTTTGTCGCCGTCCTCCTGCCGCCACGTCCGCATGCGAAGCCCGCGCGCGGCGAGACGGTGGCGACGGGTCTTGCCGCGGGGGTCCTCACTGGCTTTGCCGGCATGCCCGGCCCGCCGGTGGTGCCCTACTACGTCCGGCGGCCGATACCCCCGGCCATCGCAAGGGCTTCGATGATGTCGGTGTTCATGGTTACGCAGGCAGCGGGCGCTCTCACGGCGATCGTGCTCGGCGTGGCGACGTGGCGGGAGGCGGCCATCGCGCTTGGTCTCTACCCGGCGGTGTTTATCGGCAACTGGGCGGGCGCGCGGGCGTTTGGGCGCATCGACCCGACAGCCTGGCGCTGGATTGCGGGCGGCATGCTCGGCCTGGCCGCGGGCGGAGCCGTGCTGAAGCTGGCAACTGCCTAG
- a CDS encoding ferritin-like domain-containing protein, whose product MRTRQSVGGAIRTALLIAEPHAKIMAARRVARDWRLGRLEFVFDEPMPERPTRPARPELLPPNRMPKRGKGGSERTRRALWHSLAHIEFVAIDLALDMAGRFGREMGEEFMSDFLAIAGEEAMHFALIDRHLAKMGSGYGELPAHDGLWQAAEETAHDVAARLAIVPMVLEARGLDVTPATLARVRAQGDEAGVRILERILDDEIRHVAAGARHFAECARKRDVHPESYWISLVRRHFRGGLKPPFNDSARSAAGLSLTACAALAS is encoded by the coding sequence GTGAGGACCAGGCAGAGCGTCGGCGGAGCCATCCGCACCGCGCTCCTAATCGCCGAACCGCATGCCAAGATCATGGCTGCGCGCCGCGTCGCTCGAGACTGGCGGCTTGGGCGGCTCGAGTTTGTTTTCGACGAGCCGATGCCGGAGCGGCCAACCCGTCCGGCGCGGCCCGAGCTGCTGCCGCCGAACCGGATGCCCAAGCGAGGCAAGGGCGGCTCGGAGCGGACGCGACGCGCGCTTTGGCACTCGCTGGCGCATATCGAATTCGTAGCAATCGACCTTGCGCTCGACATGGCGGGCCGGTTCGGCAGGGAGATGGGCGAAGAGTTCATGTCGGACTTCCTGGCCATTGCTGGCGAAGAAGCCATGCATTTCGCGCTTATCGACCGGCATCTGGCTAAAATGGGCAGCGGATACGGGGAACTGCCGGCTCACGATGGGCTCTGGCAGGCCGCCGAAGAAACGGCGCACGATGTGGCGGCGCGCCTCGCCATCGTGCCAATGGTGCTTGAAGCACGAGGGCTGGACGTGACTCCCGCAACGCTCGCGCGGGTTCGCGCCCAGGGTGATGAAGCGGGGGTGCGAATCCTCGAGCGAATCCTTGACGACGAAATTCGTCACGTCGCGGCGGGTGCAAGACATTTCGCCGAATGCGCCCGGAAACGGGACGTCCATCCGGAAAGCTACTGGATTTCGCTAGTCCGCAGGCACTTCCGCGGCGGGCTGAAGCCTCCGTTCAACGACTCAGCGCGTTCGGCAGCCGGTTTATCGCTGACAGCGTGCGCCGCGCTTGCTTCGTAA
- a CDS encoding acyl-CoA synthetase: MHPTTHALSRPDHPAIIMASSGKVVTFGEMEAAANRVAQLFRSRGIGPGDTVGLWLENRSEYLEIAWGNQRAGTILVPISTHLTADEVAYILEDSGAKLLISSAQFTERLAELRSLAPQVEQLVFDTDADAAAVLAGMPAEPIADESLGLAMLYSSGTTGRPKGIKPVSPPDPDHMAVSPLLMLAAHAFGWPTDGSVVYLSPGPLYHAAPFRWTMTAHSLGGTVVVMEKFDAEAALAAIEKYKVTDSQWVPTHFVRMLKLPPDVRSKYDLSSHKRAIHAAAPCPVDVKQAMIQWWGPIILEYYAGSEGNGMTFLTSQQWLDHPGSVGKPIMGVPHICDAEGNEVPVGHEGVVFFENENQFAYHNDPEKTAEATHEKGWTTLGDIGKLDEDGFLYLTDRRSNMIISGGVNIYPQEIENLLITHPKVTDAAVIGAPDPDMGERVVAVVQPADMGSAGEGLKAELLDYLGTKLARLKLPREIDFRAELPREANGKLYKRKLKDEYRARATQEA, translated from the coding sequence ATGCATCCGACGACTCACGCACTTTCCAGGCCGGACCATCCGGCAATCATCATGGCCTCCAGCGGCAAGGTGGTGACCTTCGGCGAGATGGAGGCGGCTGCCAACCGCGTTGCGCAGCTTTTTCGCAGCCGGGGCATCGGTCCGGGCGACACGGTGGGGCTCTGGCTCGAGAACCGTTCCGAATACCTTGAGATTGCCTGGGGCAACCAGCGTGCGGGCACGATCCTGGTACCGATCTCGACGCATCTGACGGCCGATGAGGTGGCCTACATCCTCGAGGACAGTGGTGCGAAACTGCTAATAAGCTCGGCGCAGTTCACCGAGCGGCTCGCCGAACTCCGGAGCCTCGCACCGCAAGTCGAACAACTGGTGTTCGACACCGACGCGGATGCCGCCGCCGTTCTCGCCGGTATGCCGGCCGAGCCGATCGCCGACGAATCGCTCGGGCTGGCCATGCTCTACAGCTCCGGCACCACCGGGCGCCCGAAAGGCATCAAGCCGGTCAGCCCCCCCGATCCCGATCACATGGCGGTTTCGCCGCTGCTGATGCTGGCCGCCCATGCCTTCGGTTGGCCGACGGATGGGAGCGTCGTCTACTTGTCACCTGGTCCGCTCTACCACGCTGCTCCGTTCCGCTGGACGATGACGGCGCACAGCCTGGGCGGCACCGTCGTGGTGATGGAGAAGTTCGACGCGGAGGCGGCGCTTGCCGCCATCGAGAAGTACAAAGTGACCGACAGCCAGTGGGTGCCGACCCACTTCGTGCGCATGCTCAAGCTGCCGCCGGATGTGCGTAGCAAGTATGATCTGTCGAGCCACAAGCGGGCCATCCACGCCGCCGCACCTTGCCCGGTCGATGTCAAGCAGGCGATGATCCAGTGGTGGGGGCCGATCATCCTCGAATACTATGCTGGCAGTGAGGGGAACGGGATGACCTTCCTCACCTCGCAACAGTGGCTCGATCATCCCGGATCGGTCGGCAAGCCTATCATGGGGGTGCCGCACATCTGCGATGCCGAGGGCAACGAAGTGCCTGTAGGCCACGAAGGCGTCGTGTTTTTCGAAAACGAGAACCAGTTCGCCTATCATAACGACCCGGAAAAGACGGCCGAAGCCACCCACGAGAAAGGCTGGACCACGCTGGGCGACATCGGCAAGCTCGACGAGGACGGTTTCCTTTATCTGACAGACCGTCGCAGCAACATGATCATCTCGGGCGGGGTCAACATCTACCCGCAGGAGATCGAAAACCTGCTGATTACGCACCCCAAGGTAACCGACGCCGCGGTGATCGGCGCGCCAGACCCCGACATGGGAGAGCGGGTGGTGGCAGTCGTCCAGCCAGCGGACATGGGAAGCGCCGGTGAAGGCCTCAAAGCGGAACTGCTCGACTACCTTGGCACCAAGCTTGCCCGGCTCAAGTTGCCGCGCGAGATAGATTTCCGCGCCGAACTCCCGCGCGAGGCCAATGGCAAGCTCTACAAGCGAAAGCTCAAGGACGAATATCGGGCGCGCGCCACTCAGGAGGCATGA
- a CDS encoding peroxiredoxin, which produces MSRPSVGDLMPDIALETPDGATIRPSDFKGRPAVIWFYPKDNTPGCTTEAKDFTALADDFAKAGVALLGVSKDPPAKHQAFIAKQSLAVPLATDAAEGGLSDALGIWTEKQLYGKKFIGMVRTTYLLDAEGRIARIWDKVKVKGHANEVLDAARSL; this is translated from the coding sequence ATGAGCAGACCATCCGTGGGCGATCTCATGCCCGACATCGCCCTCGAGACACCTGACGGCGCGACCATCCGCCCCTCGGATTTCAAGGGTCGGCCGGCGGTCATCTGGTTTTACCCGAAGGACAACACCCCGGGCTGCACCACCGAGGCCAAGGACTTCACCGCTCTCGCGGATGACTTCGCCAAAGCGGGCGTTGCACTGCTTGGAGTTTCCAAGGACCCGCCAGCGAAACACCAGGCGTTCATCGCCAAGCAGTCTCTTGCCGTGCCGCTCGCCACCGATGCTGCCGAGGGCGGCCTGTCCGATGCGCTCGGCATCTGGACCGAGAAGCAGCTCTACGGAAAGAAGTTCATCGGCATGGTCCGCACGACCTACCTGCTCGACGCAGAAGGCCGCATCGCGCGCATCTGGGACAAGGTAAAGGTCAAGGGCCACGCCAACGAAGTGCTCGACGCGGCGCGCAGCTTGTGA
- the glnE gene encoding bifunctional [glutamate--ammonia ligase]-adenylyl-L-tyrosine phosphorylase/[glutamate--ammonia-ligase] adenylyltransferase codes for MAQDWQEAIERARAHAPFLGHALDRLPDLADLLSAGQGEAALHWAREAGEGIDDVGRALRRERLAFSAALAIGDLAGAFPLARVTEELSALADRSLDRAIRAAIRQRVPGADPAGMIALALGKHGACELNYSSDIDPILLYDPIRLPKRERDEAGEAAQRYAREIVRLLSEVTADGFVFRVDLRLRPASEVSPLAIPLQGALSHYESSALAWERAAFIRARAAAGDIDAGEAFLAAIRPFVWRRSLDFGAIGEVRRLTARIRASHSGPRSPGPGFNLKLGRGGIREVEFFAQTHQLIHGGRDPSLRARGTRPALDALAAAGIVEREDARALGEAYDRLRTIEHRLQMVGDQQTHVLPAGEDLENVANLEGMSASALLEELAAITEAVAARYDSLIDEDDSGTSIPARGDALAARLGDFGFAEPDRVAERIAGWSDGRIRALRSEPARAAFETLLPALLERLAAAPEPDQALNRWERVLAAAPSAINLFNLLVQRPALLDQLVRILVLAPTLADELGRRPELLDTLIDRRALDLPGPVEQVARRMRIGNDRNDYEHRLDQVRRVTGEMRFALGLQTVAAVHDPLAIGQALSRTAEAALETVQSAAVAEFEAVHGRVPGGELVVLGLGRLGGGTLTHASDLDLIYLFTGTFAGESDGRRPLGVTHYFNRLAQRVTAGLSVPTAEGALYEVDTRLRPQGTQGPLAVSFDSFARYQREEAWTWEHMALARARPLTGSAKARLELQAIIDGVLRQPRDPATLREDVLRMRAEMAAHKPAQGVLDAKLARGGLVDLEFLVHFLQLRERTAFDPDLGNAVDALRAKGLVPEGLRESLALMTRMLVAGRLLAPDLAEPPPAPAAALAEACGHADLPSLLHAFGAARQDVAAAWADSFGEPLENI; via the coding sequence ATGGCGCAGGACTGGCAGGAAGCGATCGAACGCGCGCGGGCCCATGCGCCGTTCCTTGGGCACGCCCTCGATCGATTGCCCGACTTGGCGGATCTCCTTTCAGCGGGTCAGGGGGAAGCGGCGTTGCACTGGGCGCGAGAGGCTGGCGAAGGCATTGACGATGTCGGGCGTGCCCTGCGGCGTGAACGGCTGGCCTTCTCCGCCGCGCTCGCAATCGGCGATCTTGCCGGCGCATTCCCGCTGGCGCGGGTGACGGAAGAACTTTCCGCCCTGGCCGATCGATCGCTCGACAGGGCGATCCGGGCAGCCATTCGCCAGCGGGTTCCTGGCGCGGATCCGGCCGGAATGATCGCGCTTGCGCTTGGCAAGCACGGGGCGTGCGAGCTCAACTACAGTTCCGACATCGACCCCATCCTTCTTTACGATCCGATTAGGCTGCCCAAGCGCGAGCGCGACGAGGCGGGAGAGGCGGCGCAGCGCTATGCGCGCGAGATAGTGCGGCTGCTGAGCGAGGTGACAGCCGATGGCTTCGTCTTCCGCGTGGACCTGCGCCTCAGGCCCGCATCGGAGGTCAGCCCGCTGGCCATCCCGCTCCAGGGCGCCCTGTCGCATTATGAGAGCTCGGCCCTGGCGTGGGAGCGTGCCGCTTTCATTCGCGCGCGCGCGGCTGCTGGCGACATCGACGCGGGCGAGGCGTTCCTCGCGGCGATCCGGCCGTTCGTCTGGCGCCGAAGCCTCGACTTCGGGGCGATCGGCGAGGTTCGCCGGCTTACGGCGCGTATTCGCGCCAGTCATTCCGGCCCTCGGTCTCCCGGTCCTGGCTTTAACCTCAAGCTTGGACGCGGCGGGATCCGCGAGGTGGAATTCTTCGCTCAGACGCACCAGCTGATTCACGGGGGGCGCGATCCCTCGCTGCGCGCTCGCGGTACCCGGCCGGCGCTGGATGCGCTCGCCGCAGCGGGAATCGTCGAGCGCGAGGATGCTCGTGCACTGGGCGAGGCGTACGATCGGCTGCGCACGATCGAGCACCGCTTGCAGATGGTCGGGGACCAGCAGACCCACGTCCTGCCCGCGGGCGAGGACCTTGAGAACGTCGCGAATCTGGAAGGGATGAGCGCAAGTGCGCTCCTGGAAGAGCTCGCCGCGATTACCGAAGCGGTCGCTGCTCGCTACGATTCCCTGATCGATGAAGATGATTCCGGTACAAGCATTCCCGCACGCGGGGATGCTCTGGCCGCGCGGCTGGGGGATTTCGGCTTCGCCGAGCCGGACAGGGTAGCCGAGCGCATCGCTGGCTGGAGCGATGGCCGAATCCGCGCGCTGCGTTCCGAACCCGCACGTGCCGCCTTCGAAACTCTCCTTCCCGCCCTGCTCGAGCGACTCGCCGCAGCCCCTGAACCCGACCAGGCTTTGAACCGGTGGGAGCGGGTGCTTGCAGCTGCCCCCAGTGCGATCAACCTGTTCAACCTGCTGGTCCAGCGGCCGGCGCTTCTCGACCAGTTGGTTCGCATCCTGGTGCTGGCGCCGACGCTGGCCGATGAACTCGGCCGCCGGCCGGAACTGCTCGATACCTTGATCGACCGGCGGGCGCTCGATCTGCCCGGACCGGTGGAACAAGTCGCCCGGCGCATGCGCATCGGCAACGACCGCAACGATTACGAGCATCGGCTCGACCAGGTGAGGAGAGTGACCGGCGAGATGCGCTTCGCGCTCGGCCTGCAGACGGTGGCGGCGGTGCACGATCCGCTCGCAATCGGCCAAGCGCTGTCGCGCACTGCCGAAGCGGCGCTGGAGACGGTGCAGTCGGCTGCCGTCGCGGAGTTCGAGGCGGTGCACGGGCGTGTCCCGGGCGGCGAGTTGGTGGTGCTGGGGCTGGGCAGGCTGGGCGGCGGAACGCTCACCCATGCCTCGGACCTCGACCTGATCTACCTCTTCACCGGAACTTTCGCCGGGGAATCGGACGGTCGGCGCCCGTTGGGCGTAACGCACTATTTCAACCGGCTCGCGCAGCGCGTTACCGCGGGACTGAGCGTCCCGACCGCCGAAGGCGCGCTGTACGAGGTCGATACCCGGCTCCGGCCCCAAGGGACGCAGGGACCGCTGGCGGTGAGTTTCGACAGTTTTGCGCGCTACCAGCGCGAAGAAGCGTGGACGTGGGAGCACATGGCGCTCGCCCGGGCACGCCCCCTTACCGGAAGCGCTAAAGCTCGCCTTGAGCTGCAGGCGATCATCGATGGCGTGCTGAGACAGCCGCGCGACCCGGCGACCTTGCGCGAAGACGTGTTGCGCATGCGCGCGGAGATGGCCGCGCACAAGCCGGCGCAGGGAGTGCTGGACGCCAAGCTTGCGCGCGGCGGCCTCGTCGATCTCGAATTCCTGGTTCACTTCCTGCAACTGCGCGAGCGAACAGCTTTCGATCCCGATCTGGGCAATGCAGTGGACGCACTTCGGGCGAAGGGCCTCGTTCCCGAAGGTCTGCGCGAATCGTTGGCGCTGATGACCAGGATGCTCGTCGCAGGCCGCCTGCTCGCGCCGGACCTCGCCGAACCGCCGCCCGCACCCGCCGCGGCGCTTGCCGAGGCATGCGGTCACGCGGATTTGCCCTCGCTCTTGCACGCATTCGGCGCCGCGCGGCAGGACGTGGCCGCTGCATGGGCCGATTCGTTCGGCGAACCGCTGGAGAACATATAG